CTAATTACCAAGGACTCCGAAGAGTGGAACGACATCGCAGTTCCAGCTCTTGTGGTCGAAACGGCTCCTGATCTAGTGTGCGGTTACCACCTTGCAATCATCCGTCCCGAAAAAAAACAATTGCTAGCGCGTTTTCTATTACGTGCTCTCCAATCGTGCGCGGTTAACCAGCAATTTCAAATAGCAGCAACTGGTGTCACCCGTTAT
The Acidobacteriota bacterium DNA segment above includes these coding regions:
- a CDS encoding restriction endonuclease subunit S is translated as MYYNESIRPDIELMQTTATPEEIQRFGLKINDILITKDSEEWNDIAVPALVVETAPDLVCGYHLAIIRPEKKQLLARFLLRALQSCAVNQQFQIAATGVTRY